AGCACAACAGAAAATGTCACCACATGCTTCAAATACTTTCAACTATCCCTCGTCATATGAATCACCAGTATGTAGCCCAAAACGTAGTTATCAAAGAAACAGCAGCCGATCGGGATACAAGGTTCTCCCTGTTCTCCCCACCGTAAcacatcaagaataaaacaactaTAACTCGCCCATTAAAAAACAAACATCGTGACACTGACAATAAGGCCCACATTACATATCAACATTCATCTTATTCACAGAGGACATATGCATCTCAAAATACACAATGGAAGAAATAGGAAACCAACTAAAGAAAGTAAAAATATACCAACCTTTGCTAGCAGTGTTTTTCCAGTTCCAGGTTCTCCGTAAAGGATGACGCCCTTGGGAGGTTTAATTCCAATGTCCTCGTACAATTCAGGGTGAGTCAATGGAAGCTCAACCGCCTCTTTAATCTCCTGAATCTGAGCATCAAGCCCACCAATATCTGCATAAGACTCTAATGGAGCCTTTTCAACCTTCATGACAGATACCATAGGATCCACTTCATCCTGAAGCAGTCCAACAACAGAAAGGACCTGCAAAAAGGAAATTTTCCAATTCAATTCATCTACATTTTTCAACCGATTTAGCTAATTCAGGTATTTTCTTTAAGATGCATAACTTTACTAAATCTTACCACTCGGAACTTCTGTCTCAAAATATTAATGGTAGAATACGAGCATACAAAAAGTAGCATTTCGGACAACAATTCCAGTTCAGCCCTAATTTCCCATTTCTATCTCCAAATTCAATAACCCTAACTCAACAAATCAAAGCACAAACAATACCTTATTGTGCATAAGAATAGCGCATCCAGGCTCGAGCTGATCCTTATCCACGAACGACAAGATCCCGACGTAGTACTCCGGCCCCACCGACGATGATACAATAGCGTGATTCTCATCAATCAGCTCCTCTAAATTTCCAACACTCATGGGTGTCCCCCTTAAATCATCAACCTTCGATCGATCCTCCTCAGTCTTTTCCTCCTGCGGCTTCAACCTCTCTTGATTAGCAACGAACTCTTCTTCCATCAACAGATAGTCTTTGATTCGCTCCATCTTCAAAAGCCGCAGCTTGCACTTCGTCAAAGGAGTCACCGTCGGCAACCGAGCCGCCGCTTCTGGACCCTTCTGCTTTCGCTGCTTCCGTCCCACACGAGACGGTGGCGCAGCCGGCTCGAATTTCTTCTCCTTCTTATCTCCGTCGTTCTTCCGGTCCCCGGGGAGTTGCCTGTTCAAACCACCAGGAGTACCCTGACCCATGATTTCTAATTTGAAATTGAGAATTGAAATTAGGGCTTCTGTCTCAGCGAAGAAAGAGTTATGGGGAAACAGTGAAGCAACATCATAATgacttaaatatttttaaaaaaataaaattgtcatttatcttaatattttttaaatatactaAATAAAACTCAATATCGATATTTACgtttagggatgtaaacgaaccaaaccgtttgtgagctattcgaagctcgattcgataaaagctcgtttgagctcgtttaacgAGGTTCGTTAAGATAAATAAAAGTAACTCAAGCTTtccagtattcggctcgttagctcgtgaacatgttcgttggtaagttcatgagtaatgttttagatgaaaaaataatagttttgatatttgatttattgattttgcatattatttatgaaatatatagaaaaatctattaaatttatttattataataaattttcaaattttaataagaataatatatttttctttaaatatataatttactttttaattaatttaattaaaatttaaatatataattcatatttattaagcttgtttaggctcgataaagccttaaataagctcgtgagccatacatatattcgttaaataaagctcaagctcggctcgattataaacgaaccaagctcaaacattcaagagttcgattcggctcggctcgattaCATCCCTGACGTAACGGGCCTGAAGCCCAATCTTAAGAAAGCCCAAGAAACGCCTCTACAGACTACGAAGGTAAGGCAAGCAATCGGCGTGAAGCTCTGGAACGAACTTGCAAAAACCGCTGAGATTGAATCATGGCACCCAGAAAATGCGAAGTGTGTGCGGAAGCGCAATCAAAATACAAGTGCCCTATCTGTGTGATACCCTAGTGCGTTGATTTCTCCATGTGTATTGATTTTCTAAATCTTTCGACTTGATTTGACGATGATTTTGTTGATTTCTTGCAGTTGTTCGGTGGTGTGTTTCAAGAAACACAATGGTAGTGTAATGAATTGATTCTTTTACAGCAGTTTTGCCATTTGTTACTTTGGATTTGCAGTTGGGATATATGCCTGTAACTTTTTTTTTATGCGATGTTTACCCAGAAATTCCTTGCAAAAAACTGGAATCTCCTGTGGAAGTTAAAGTTTCCGAGGCAACCGGTACTTATTATTTTCCAAAAGTATTTTGTATTTTAGTTGATCAAAGGAATTCGTGATGGAATGTCGAGGTCATTTTAATGGAAAAAGACTTCTGCTTTTGAGAGAAACTGTTTATTTAGGTGCTGTCGACCATATACCCCATATGAATTACATTTATGGGATCGTATTAGTTAAGCAAGGGATTAAGCACTTGTTAATTTTTGTCGTAGCTTGGTGCTGCTGCAATACAATTATAACTGATTTATTTTCTTTGATAATTGTATGATTTTCTTGAGACTTATATGATGCTGACTCTTTCATGGTTGGTTTATGGATAAGAACTCTGCAAGTTTTTACGCACCGTTTAAGTTAGTAAAACACTTTTATTGTAGTTTTGATAATATGTGGTTGTGTTTGAGTTCATGGTAAGAAGGAATTGTTTGATCAGACCTTTCTCTGTTTCTTGAAGTGAGTTATTTACTCCTTTGGTAATGGTTTAAGGAAGTTCTATCTGATTATACTATTTATTTGGTACTTGAAGTTACATGACTTTTTATACTACATTCTTGCATTAGCTATTTCACCAAtcgtgaatgatgagaaaccGCTTTATGTTGAGGAGCCAAGTGAAGTGTTGCAAGGAGTACAACTAGAGTCGATAGGTAAGAATATCACCTAGTTTTCTGTTAC
This window of the Primulina tabacum isolate GXHZ01 chromosome 4, ASM2559414v2, whole genome shotgun sequence genome carries:
- the LOC142543646 gene encoding uncharacterized protein LOC142543646; the encoded protein is MAPRKCEVCAEAQSKYKCPICVIPYCSVVCFKKHNEIPCKKLESPVEVKVSEATAISPIVNDEKPLYVEEPSEVLQGVQLESIASSSEIRDAIKDEKLKKLICDIDSALDPEKELHKVMEMEEFRLFTEKILATITP
- the LOC142543644 gene encoding 26S proteasome regulatory subunit 4 homolog A, whose translation is MGQGTPGGLNRQLPGDRKNDGDKKEKKFEPAAPPSRVGRKQRKQKGPEAAARLPTVTPLTKCKLRLLKMERIKDYLLMEEEFVANQERLKPQEEKTEEDRSKVDDLRGTPMSVGNLEELIDENHAIVSSSVGPEYYVGILSFVDKDQLEPGCAILMHNKVLSVVGLLQDEVDPMVSVMKVEKAPLESYADIGGLDAQIQEIKEAVELPLTHPELYEDIGIKPPKGVILYGEPGTGKTLLAKAVANSTSATFLRVVGSELIQKYLGDGPKLVRELFRVADDLSPSIVFIDEIDAVGTKRYDAHSGGEREIQRTMLELLNQLDGFDSRGDVKVILATNKIESLDPALLRPGRIDRKIEFPLPDIKTRRRIFQIHTSRMTLSDDVNLEEFVMTKDEFSGADIKAICTEAGLLALRERRMKVMHADFKKAKDKVMFKKKEGVPEGLYM